A single region of the Serinus canaria isolate serCan28SL12 chromosome 11, serCan2020, whole genome shotgun sequence genome encodes:
- the NOB1 gene encoding RNA-binding protein NOB1, whose product MPRARTTTPAVLPAALRRWPGWAMGHADMARVPHVVADTGAFLSAAPLQDIADALYTVPEVLAEIRDRPTRRRLAALPCELRVRRPRPELLRIVTEFSKKTGDYPSLSAADLQVLALTCQLQAEIDGPGGVRWEPQDKVRLSSTPRHPEAPLYLAGFHLPAKHKPAGKGPRQPGPGPAPAESDEFGSFLYWRPPLPSIEEELRELLAITGSPEPPEQHRSSADGASAGEEEEEDEESDDEGWITPSNLKQAQQDTGHCDTAPVGVQVGCVTTDFAMQNVLLQMGLHVLAVNGMLIRRARSYILRCHGCFRTTSDMTKVFCPHCGNKTLKKVAVSVSDDGSLHMHFSRNPKVLNPRGLRYPLPAPQGGKHANNPHLVEDQRFPQQRLSRKARQKTNVFDPDYLAGASPFAENDVHSRAAHLQLRDAALGAGRRRLNPNAVTKKFVKRR is encoded by the exons ATGCCCCGTGCCCGGACCACAACTCCCGCTGTGCTTCCCGCGGCGCTTCGACGGTGGCCGGGCTGGGCCATGGGGCACGCAGACATGGCGCGTGTTCCGCACGTCGTGGCTGACACGGGCGCGTTCCTGAGCGCGGCCCCGCTGCAG GACATCGCAGACGCGCTGTACACCGTGCCCGAGGTGCTGGCCGAGATCCGCGACCGGCCCACGCGCCGCCGCCTCGCCGCGCTGCCCTGCGAGCTGCGGGTCCGCCGCCCGCGCCCCGAGCTGCTGCGCATCG TGACCGAGTTCTCTAAGAAGACCGGGGACTACCCGAGCCTCTCGGCCGCCGACCTGCAGGTGCTCGCCCTCACGTGCCAGCTCCAGGCCGAGATCGACGGCCCCGGCGGCGTCCGCTGGGAGCCGCAGGACAAG GTGCGGCTCAGCTCCACCCCGCGGCACCCCGAGGCCCCCCTGTACCTCGCCGGCTTCCACCTGCCCGCAAAG CACAAGCCCGCGGGGAAGGGTCCGCgccagcccggccccggcccggccccggcagAGAGCGACGAGTTCGGCTCCTTCCTGTACTGGCGGCCGCCCCTGCCCAGCATCGAGGAGGAGCTGCgggagctgctg GCCATCACCGGCAGCCCTGAGCCTCCTGAGCAGCACCGGAGCTCTGCAGACGGGGCCAGCGCcggtgaggaggaagaggaggatgaggagagcGATGACGAAGGCTGGATAACTCCCAGCAACCTGAAGCAGGCTCAGCAGGACACGGGGCACTGTGACACTGCTCCCGTGGGTGTCCAGGTCGGCTGTGTCACCACAGACTTTGCCATGCAG AACGTGCTGCTGCAGATGGGTCTCCATGTGCTGGCTGTGAACGGGATGCTGATCCGCCGGGCCCGCAGCTACATCCTGCGCTGCCACGGCTGCTtcag GACCACCTCGGACATGACCAAGGTGTTCTGCCCCCACTGCGGTAACAAGACCCTCAAGAAGGTGGCAGTGAGTGTCAGCGACGACGGGAGTCTCCACATGCATTTCTCCCGCAACCCCAAGGTGCTGAACCCCCGGGGGCTCAGG TACCCGCTGCCGGCGCCGCAGGGCGGCAAGCACGCCAACAACCCGCACCTGGTGGAGGATCAGCGCTTCCCGCAGCAGCGCCTGTCCCGCAAGGCCCGGCAGAAAACCAACGTGTTCGACCCTGACTACCTGGCCGGGGCCTCCCCCTTCGCCGAGAACGACGTGCACAGCCGGGCCGCGCACCTGCAGCTGCGCGACGCCGCCCTGGgcgccggccgccgccgcctcaACCCCAACGCCGTCACCAAGAAGTTCGTCAAGAGGAGGTGA
- the WWP2 gene encoding NEDD4-like E3 ubiquitin-protein ligase WWP2, which yields MAAASSIRARAGPPCEKSPLSVKVVSVKPKAQSRPARMNCYVEVAGDGLPSETKKTGKQMGVSELLWNEILTLNVTAQSHLELKVWICHTLRNELLGAASVSLGSLLKGGGKLENRQLTLDLQTENKGSIVSGGELTVFLDGPAVALGSVPDSSAGSEGSQVPGRDPSSTAVATEGRHQPPSTNCFGSRPRTHRHVAGAARGNTGSGEQSPSARSRHRQQAKSSQHTSTATSMANGVATSTANGTATSMANSVANGTATSMANGTVNGDAVAAVDMDEDRPAAGASVPTPAASSTAEGSSAPAPPALSSSREAEEAASGSSAPPARAAVLALDALPPGWEQRELPNGRVYYVDHNNKTTTWERPLPPGWEKRVDPRGRYYYVDHNTRTTTWQRPTAEYVRNYEQWQSQRNQLQGAMQHFSQRFLYQSSGAPSDNDPLGPLPPGWEKRQDNGRVYYVNHNTRTTQWEDPRTQGMIQEPPLPPGWEMKYTNESVRYFVDHNTRTTTFKDPRPGFESGSKHGGSPGAYDRSFRWKYHQFRFLCHSNALPSHVKISVSRQTLFEDSFQQIMNMKPYDLRRRLYIIMRGEEGLDYGGIAREWFFLLSHEVLNPMYCLFEYAGKNNYCLQINPASSINPDHLTYFRFIGRFIAMALYHGKFIDTGFTLPFYKRMLNKRPTLKDLESIDPEFYNSIVWTKENSLEECGLELYFIQDMEILGKVTTHELKEGGESIRVTEENKEEYIMLLTDWRFTRGVEEQTKAFLDGFNEVVPLEWLRYFDEKELELMLCGMQEIDMNEWQKNTIYRHYTKNSKQIQWFWQVVKEMDNEKRIRLLQFVTGTCRLPVGGFAELIGSNGPQKFCIDKVGKETWLPRSHTCFNRLDLPPYKSYEQLKEKLLYAIEETEGFGQE from the exons ATGGCCGCTGCCAGCTCCATCAGGGCCAGGGCCGGGCCGCCCTGCGAGAAGTCCCCACTGTCCGTGAAAG tTGTGTCTGTGAAGCCCAAGGCCCAGAGCCGCCCAGCACGGATGAACTGCTACGTGGAGGTGGCCGGCGACGGGCTGCCCAGCGAGACCAAGAAGACGGGGAAGCAGATGGGggtctcagagctgctgtggaacGAGATCCTCACCCT GAATGTCACGGCTCAGAGCCACTTGGAGCTGAAGGTGTGGATCTGCCACACGCTGAGGAACGAGCTGCTGGGCGCCGCCTCCGTCAGCCTCGGCAGCCTGCTCAAGGGCGGTGGCAAAC TGGAGAACAGGCAGCTGACCCTGGACCTGCAGACGGAGAACAAAGGCAGCATTGTGTCGGGCGGAGAGCTGACGGTTTTCCTGGACGGGCCGGCTGTTGCTCTGGGCAGCGTTcctgacagcagtgctggctcGGAGG GGTCCCAGGTACCTGGACGGgaccccagcagcacagctgtggccaCGGAGGGCCGGCACCAACCTCCCAGCACCAACTGCTTTGGCAGCAGACCGAG gaCGCACCGACATGTGGCCGGAGCAGCCCGGGGAAACACGGGCAGTGGAGAGCAAAgtcccagtgccaggagccGGCACCGGCAGCAGGCCAAGAGCTCACagcacaccagcacagccaccagcatGGCCAATGGCGTGGCCACCAGCACGGCCAATGGCACGGCCACCAGCATGGCCAACAGTGTGGCCAACGGCACGGCCACCAGCATGGCCAATGGCACAG TGAACGGGGACGCCGTGGCTGCCGTGGACATGGATGAGGACAGGCCGGCAGCAGGGGCCAGCGTTCCCACCCCGGCAGCGTCCAGCACGGCCGagggctcctctgctcctgcccctcctgccctgagcagctccagggaggcagaggaggcagccTCAGGCTCCAGTGCCCCCCCAGCCCGGGCAGCCGTGCTCGCCCTGGATGCTCTGCCCCCTGG GTGGGAGCAGCGGGAGCTGCCGAATGGTAGAGTCTACTATGTAGACCACAACAACAAGACCACGACGTGGGAGAGACCCCTCCCTCCAGG GTGGGAGAAACGCGTGGACCCTCGAGGCAGGTACTACTACGTGGACCACAACACCCGGACCACCACGTGGCAGCGCCCCACGGCCGAGTACGTCAGGAACTACGAGCAGTGGCAGTCGCAGCGCAACCAGCTGCAAGGGGCCATGCAGCACTTCAGCCAGAGGTTCCTGTACCAG TCCTCCGGAGCCCCGTCCGACAATGATCCTCTGGGGCCCCTTCCTCCCGGCTGGG AGAAGAGACAGGACAATGGGCGAGTGTATTACGTGAACCACAACACCAGGACCACGCAGTGGGAAGACCCTCGCACGCAGGG GATGATTCAggagccgccgctgccgccgggcTGGGAGATGAAGTACACAAACGAGAGCGTGCGGTACTTCGTGGACCACAACACCCGCACCACCACCTTCAAGGACCCGCGCCCGGGCTTCGAGTCTGG GAGCAAGCACGGCGGCTCCCCGGGCGCGTACGACCGGAGCTTTCGCTGGAAGTACCACCAGTTCCGCTTCCTCTGCCAC TCAAACGCGCTGCCCAGCCACGTGAAGATCAGCGTGTCTCGGCAGACGCTCTTCGAGGACTCCTTCCAGCAG ATCATGAACATGAAGCCGTACGACCTGCGGCGCCGGCTGTACATCATCATGCGTGGGGAGGAGGGCCTGGACTACGGTGGCATCGCCAG GGAGTGGTTCTTCCTTCTGTCCCACGAGGTGCTCAACCCCATGTACTGCCTCTTCGAGTACGCGGGCAAGAACAACTACTGCCTGCAGATCAACCCTGCCTCCTCCATCAACCCCGACCACCTCACCTACTTCCGCTTCATCGGCCGCTTCATCGCCATG GCTCTGTACCACGGGAAGTTCATCGATACTGGCTTCACGCTGCCCTTCTACAAACGGATGCTGAACAAGCGCCCGACGCTGAAGGACCTGGAGTCCATCGACCCCGAGTTCTACAACTCCATCGTCTGGACCAA GGAGAACAGCCTGGAAGAGTGTGGCCTGGAGCTGTACTTCATCCAGGACATGGAGATCCTGGGCAAGGTGACCACCCACGAGCTGAAGGAGGGTGGTGAGAGCATCCGTGTGACGGAGGAGAACAAGGAGGAGTACATCAT gctgctgacGGACTGGAGGTTCACACGGGGCGTGGAGGAGCAGACCAAGGCGTTCCTGGACGGCTTCAACGAGGTGGTGCCGCTTGAGTGGCTGCGCTACTTCGAcgagaaggagctggag ctgatgCTGTGCGGGATGCAGGAGATCGACATGAACGAGTGGCAGAAAAATACCATCTACAGGCACTACACCAAGAACAGCAAACAAATCCAGTGGTTCTGGCAG GTGGTTAAGGAGATGGACAACGAGAAGAGAATCCGGCTGCTGCAGTTCGTGACGGGGACCTGCCGCCTGCCCGTCGGGGGCTTTGCTGAGCTCATCG GCAGCAACGGGCCCCAAAAATTCTGCATCGATAAAGTTGGCAAAGAGACATGGCTGCCACGGAGCCACACGTG cttCAACCGCCTGGATCTCCCTCCCTACAAGAGCTATGAAcagctgaaggagaagctgCTTTATGCCATCGAGGAGACGGAAGGGTTTGGACAGGAGTGA